In Candidatus Polarisedimenticolaceae bacterium, the genomic stretch CCACCACTGCCCCTTCTTCGATTTCCGTTTGCGCAGGTCGGTCACGATCCCGCCGACCGCGACCTCCCCTCCCGACGGCGCGTCGCGGAGGGTCGCCGTCGTGTGGGTCGCGAAGTCCTGGAGCAGGTCCTTGAAGCTCTCCAGCGGGTGGCCCGTCACGTAGAAGCCGAGGGTCGCCTTCTCGTTGGCCAGGCGGGTCGCGTCGTCCCAGTCGGGAAGGTCCGGAAGCGCGGGAGGCGGCGCTTCCGGGGAGGATCCCGATCCGCCGAACAGACTCGCCTGCCCGGACTCGCGATCGTCCCGCCGCTTCGCCCCCCAGTCCATCGCGCCGTCGATCGCCGCGGCGAGCGCGCTGCGTTTCCCTCCGAGCGAGTCCATCGCCCCCGACTGCACGAGCGCCTCGAGGACGCGTTTGTTGACCGCGCGAAGGTCGATCTCCCCGCACAGCTCGTGCAGGGACCGGAATCTCCCGAGCCGCCCCCTCGCGTCGAGGATCGTGGCGATCGCACCCTCCCCCACGTTCTTGATCGCCGACAGGCCGAAACGGACCTTGTCGCCCTCCACGGAGAAGTCGAGGTCGGAGGCGTTCACGTCGGGGGGCAGGACTTCGATCCCCATCTCCCGGCACTCCGCCACGTAGTGCACGAGCTTGTCCGTGTTCCCCTTTTCCGTGGTCAACAGCGCCGCCATGAAGTGCACGGGGTGGTGCGCCTTGAGCCAGGCCGTCCGGTAGGCGACGAGCGCGTACGCGGCCGAGTGCGACTTGTTGAAGCCGTACCCGGCGAAGAACTCCATGAGATCGAAGACCTTCCCGGCGTCGCCCCCCTTGACGCCCTGCCGCACCGCGCGATCGACGAACTTCTCGCGCTCGGCGGCCATGACCTCCTTCTTCTTCTTGCCCATCGCGCGCCGCAGGATGTCGGCCTCGCCGAGGGAGTAGCCGCCCATGCGCGAGGCGATCTGCATCACCTGCTCCTGGTAGACGATGACGCCGTACGTCTCCTGGAGCGATTCCTCCAGCCACGGGTGCGGGTATTCGACCTTGATCTTCCCGTGGCGCCGCTTGATGAAGTCGTCGATCAGGCCGCCGCCGATCGGCCCCGGCCGGTACAACGCGTTCAGCGCGATCAGGTCCTCGAAGCGGTCCGGCTTGAGGCGGCGGAGGATGTTGCGCATCCCCTCCGATTCGAACTGGAAGAGGCCGGCGGTGCGCGCATGGCCGAACAGCTCGTAGACCTTCGGATCGTCGATCGGAAGATGGTCCATGTCCGGGCGGCTCCCCGTCGCCCGCTCGATCGACGCGACCGCGTCGTCGATGAGGGTCAGGGTCTTCAGCCCGAGGAAGTCCATCTTGATGAGCCCGATCTCCTCGAGGTCGGACATCGAGAACTGCGTGGTGATCGCGTCGTCCTGCCCCTTGTACAGCGGCGCGAACTCCACGATCGGCTTGGGCGCGATGACGACTCCCGCCGCGTGGGTGGAGGCGTGGCGCACGAGCCCCTCGAGGCGCTGGGCGACGTCGAGGAGCTGGCGCACCTGGGCGTCCTGGTCGTAGGCCTGCTTGAGCTGCGGGACCTCGGCCATCGCCTTCTCGATCGTGACCTCCTGTCCGGGCTGCTGCGGCACGAGCTTGGCGATCCGGTCGACCTCCGCGTAGGGGATCTCGAGTCCCCGCCCTGCGTCGCGGATGACCGCCCGCGCCGCCATCGTCCCGAAGGTGATGATCTGCGCGACGTTGGGGCGGCCGTATTTCCCGGTGACGTAGTCGATGACCCGCTCCCGCTTGCGGAAGCAGAAGTCGATGTCGATGTCGGGCATCGAGATGCGCTCGGGATTCAGGAAACGCTCGAAGAGCAGGTCGAACTGCATGGGATCGATGTCGGTGATCTTCATGCAGTACGCGACGAGCGACCCCGCCGCCGATCCGCGGCCCGGGCCGACCGGAATGCCGCTCTCGCGCGCGAAGCGGATGAAGTCCCAGACGATGAGGAAGTACCCCGCGAAGCCCATGTCGCGGATCATCCGCAGCTCGCGGTCGAGGCGTTCCCGGTAGTCGCGCGGCTCGTGGCGCAGCCGCCCCGCCGACGCCTCGGCCCGCCACATCGCCTCCCGTTCGGCGAACCCGTCCCGGGCGATCTTCTCGAAGTACCCGTCGATGTCGTATCCCGGGGGGACGGGGAAATCCGGGAGCTGGTATTGCCGCTTCTCGAAGGCGAAGTCGCACCGCTCGGCGACGGCGAGGGTGTTCTCGATCGCCTCGGGGGCCCAGGCGAACAACTCGCGCATCTCGGCGCCCGACTTCAGGTAGTGCTGCGGCGAATAACGGATGCGGTCGCCGGAGTGGACCGTCTTTCCGGTCTGGATGCACACGAGCACGTCGTGCGCGAAGTGGTCGTCCGGGAGGAGGTAGTGGCAGTCGTTGGTCGCGACGAGCGGGATGCCGAGCTCCGCGGCGAGCCGTTTCGCGCCGTCGTTGACCTTGCGCTGCTCCACGAGGCCGTGATCCTGCAGCTCGAGCCAGTACCTTCCCTCGCCGAACAGATCGCGGAACTCCCCCGCGACCCGCCGCGCCTCGTCGATCCGGTCCTGCCGGAGGAGCGTGGGCACCTCGCCCGCCAGGCACGCCGACAGGCACACGAGCCCCTCGCGGTGCGAGGCCAGCAGCTCCTTGTCGATGCGCGGCCGGTAGTAGAACCCCTCGAGGAACCCCGCGCTCGCGAGCTTCACGAGGTTCTTGTATCCGGCGTACGACTCCGCGAGCAGGATCAGGTGGTGATACGGCTTCTGGCGCGGCGCCCCCGCCGCGACCCCCTTCTCGTGGCGCGACCCCGGGGCGACGTACGCCTCGATCCCGAGGATCGGGCGGATCCCCGCGGCGCGCGCCTCACGCGCGAACTCGAGCACGCCGAACAGATTGCCGTGATCGGTGATCGCGAGCGCCGACTGCCCGTCGTCGGCCGCACGCCTGCACATCTCGTCGAGGCGTTGCGCCCCGTCGAGCATGGAATAGGTCGTGTGGTTGTGCAGGTGGACGAAGCCGGGTCCGGTCATGACGGCGGGATGCTATCACTCCCACTCGATCGTCCCCGGCGGCTTCGAGGTCACGTCGTACACGACCCGGTTCACCCCGCGGACCTCGTTGACGATCCGGCTCGACGCCCGCGCGAGCACGTCGTAGGGAAGCCGCGACCAGTCCGCGGTCATGAAGTCGGCCGTTTCGACCGCGCGCAGCGCGACGACGTTCTCGTACGTGCGCCCGTCCCCCATCACGCCCACGCTCTTCACCGGGAGCAACACGGCGAACGCCTGCGAGGTCCTGGCGTACCAACCGGAGAGGTGAAGCTCCTCGAGGAAGATCGCGTCGGCTTCCTGCAGGACCGCGACGCGCTCGGCGGTGACCTCCCCGAGCACGCGCACCGCGAGCCCCGGCCCGGGGAAGGGGTGGCGCGAGACGAAGCCGGCGTCGAGCCCGAGCTCCGTTCCCAGGCGCCGGACCTCGTCCTTGAAGAGGTCGCGCAGCGGCTCGACGAGCTTGAGGTGCATCCGCTCCGGCAGCCCCCCGACGTTGTGGTGGGTCTTGATCGTCGCCGACGGCCCGAAGACCTCCGCCGACTCGATCCGATCGGGGTAGATCGTCCCCTGGGCGAGGAACTCGGCCCCGTCGACCGCCTTGGCCTGCTCCTCGAACACCTCGATGAACGTGGCGCCGATGATCTTCCGCTTGCGCTCGGGGTCCGCCACGCCGGCCAGACGCGAGAGGAACCGGTCGGCCTCGTCGGCGTAACGCACCTCGAGGCGGTAGCGCTCGCGGAAGGCGGAGAGCACCTCCGCGGCCTCGCCCTTCCGGAGGACCCCGTTGTTCACGAAGATGCACGTCAGCCGGTCCCCGATCGCGCGGTGGAGCAGGAGCGCCATCACCGCCGAGTCGACGCCCCCCGACAGCGCGCAGATCACGCGTTTGTCCCCGACGGTGCGCCGGACCTCCGCGATCGCCTCCTCCACGAACGAGGCGATCGTCCAGTCGCCCCGGCAGCCGCACGCGTCGAACAGGAAGTTCCGCAGCACCGTGCGTCCGTGCTCGGTGTGCACGACCTCCGGGTGGAACTGCACGCCGTACAGGCCGCGATCGCGATCCTCGACGGCGGCCATCGGCGCGTTGTGCGACGAGGCGATCCTGCGGAAGCCGGGAGCCGGCGCCTCGACGTGGTCGCCGTGGCTGGCCCAGACCTTCTCGACCGGCCCAAGCCCCTTCAGCAGGAGCGAATCCGCCGAGAGGACCTCCACGGTCGCCGGGCCGAACTCCCGGCCCGACGCGGGGGTCACGCGCCCCCCGAGCTTGAACATCATCAGCTGCATGCCGTAGCAGATCCCGAGCGTGGGGACCCCCGACAGCAGCGTCTCCTTCTCGACGTGCGGCGCGCCGTGGGCGTAGACGGAGTCGGGCCCGCCCGAGAGGATCACCCCGCGGGGCCGCCGCTCGGCGATCGCGCGCGGCGCGGCGTGGAACGGCAGGACCTCGCAGTAGACGCCGAGCTCGCGCACGCGGCGCGCGATCAGCTGGGTGTACTGCGAGCCGAAATCGAAGATCAGGACGGTCTCGTGGCTGCGGCTCATCGGGGCTTCCTTCCGGGATCGTCCGAGGCGGTTTCGTGGATCAGGCGCTCGACGGCGGCGTACGGCGGCGCCTGGCGGCTTTTCAGCGTCCGGTCCGCGGCGAGCAGGCGCGAAGGGAGGGCGCGCGCGTCGGAGGCCGGCCAGCGCCGGAGCGCCGCGCGCAACGCCTCCTTCCACGCCCAGGCCCGCGCGGCGCCCACGATCGCGTCGAACGGCGCCCCTCTCGCCTCGAGCCCCTTGGCCGACACGAGCGAACGCGCCCGCCAGGCGAGGCCGCCGACGATCTTGATCGCCTCCTGACCCATCGACTCGTAGCGGCGGGCGTCGGCGAGCGCGCGGGCGGTGTCGCGGGAGACCAGATGATCCCCGAGCTCCCATCCGGTCGCCGACTCCGACGCCGACACGATCTCGGCGACCTGCGCTTCGGTCAAAGGCGCCGTCGCGCCCGGAAACGCGTCGCGCAGCTGGTCCAGCGCCGCGCGGGCGCGAAGGAGGTCCCCTTCGCTCCCCGCGGCTACCCACGCCGCGGCGCGCGCGTCGAGCCGCAGGCCGCGCTCGCGTGCGAGCGCGGAGAGGACCTCGAGGAACTCCCGCGCCTCGGCCTCTCCCTCGGGAGGACGGAACTCGAGCAGGCGTCCGGAGCACACCGCCTGGTGGAGCTTGCGTTTGCGGTCGAGGCGCGACGCGCGGATCAGGATCCAGCTCGCGTCCGGCGGATCGGCGGCGTACCGGAGGAGCGGCTCCGGATCGCCGTCGAGGACCGCGACGTCGCGCAACACGACGATCCTCGAGGAGGCGAACATCCCCCGGGACGCCGCCCGGTCGACGAGCTCGGCCGGCGAGAGCCGGCCGTCGCGCAGGACGGTGTACGCGAACGGGTCGTCGCGGTCGGGGGCCAGCGCGCCGACGATCGCCTCGAACGCGAGATCGAGATGGTAGAGATCCGCTCCGGTGAGCGTCGTGAGTCCCGCGGGCCATCCCTTCTCGGCCTCGCGCGCCGCCGAGGCGGCGACGACCCGGCCCCAGGGCCCTTCGGCGCGCGAGCGCGCCATCAGAACCCCTCGAAGATCGAGGCGACCAGCGCCCCGGCGGCCCCCCGCGCCAGCTCGTCGAGGGCGAGCGTCTCGCGATCGAAGAAGCTCGCCTCGTTCTCGTCCACGTCGTATTGCTCGCGGAAGACGAGCCCGTCCTGGCTCCACATCGGGTTCCCCGAGCGGACGTCGCGCAGGGTGGCGCGCAGGCGCACGACCGTCTCGACGCGGGTCGCGCGACCCTGGTCGTTGAACTGCACCGGGCTCGTCTCGAAGCCGATGACCGCCCCCTCGAGCAGGGCGTCGGCGGTGTCGCGATCGGTGACCACGTCGTACCCGCCGCGCTTGCTCAGCTCGCGCGCGACCTCCTCGGTCACCCGCTGCTCGATCTCCGGGCGCTTGGTCTGATTCTCGAAGGGGATGACCGCGACGACCTTGAGCGAAGCCGGGATCGAGGGATTGGCGTTCGCGCCGGCGAGTCGGTACCCGCACGACGTCGCCGTCGCCGCGAAGGCGACGAGCGCGGCGCATGCGGCGATCCGCCTCACGGGCCCGGCGCTCCGTGCGCGCGGAGGATCGCGTCGAGCACGCCGTTGATGAACGAGGCCGACTGTTCGCTTCCGAACCGCCGGGCGACTTCCACCGCCTCGTCGATCACGACCGGCGGCGGGGTCTCGGGGTCGAACAGCAGCTCCCACACCGCCACGCGCAGGACGTTGCGGTCGACGACCGCCATCCGCTCGAGCCGCCAGTTCCGCGCCTGCTCGGCGATCGCGCGGTCCAGACGGGGGCGCTCCCGGACGACGCCGTTCACCAGGCGCTCCGCGAAGGCGCGTGTGGACGCGTCCGCCTCGATCTGCCCTTCCCAGAAATGCTCGAAGACCTGCGCGGGCGTGTCGCCCGCGAGGTCGATCTGGACCAGCATCTGGAGCGCGTTCTCCCGAGCGCGCCGGCGTCCGCCCAATCGCCGCTCCTCGCTCAGCCGAGGCGGCGCAGCAGGTCCACCATCTCGATGGCCGCCAGCGCCGCGTCCCAGCCCTTGTTGCCGGCCTTGCCGCCGGCGCGGTCCATCGCCTGTTCCAGCGTGTCGGTGGTCAGGACGCCGAAGATCACGGGTTTTCCGGTCTGCTGCGCCGCCTGGGCGAGCCCCTTCGAAACCTCCGCCGCGAGCACGTCGAAATGCGGCGTCTCCCCCCGCACGAGCGCCCCGAGCGCCACCACCGCGTCGAACGCGCCCGAGGCCGCGAGCCGCTGGGCCGCGAGCGGGATCTCCCAGGACCCGGGAACGCGCACCACGCGGCAATCCTCCGCCTTCGCCCCGTGGCGCTCGAGGCAGTCTTCCGCCGCGGCGAGCAGGCGGACGGAAACGAGGTCGTTCCAGCGCGACACGACGAGCGCGACGCGCATCCCTTGGGCGTCGAGCCGGCCTTCGACGGTGGGGAAGTGGTGGGACATCGGTGGCCTCCGACACGGGAGAAGGGCCGAGTATAGGGGATCGCGGCGTCAGTCCGCGAGGGGGCCGAAACGCGTGAGGTCCTGGAAGGCGCGGAACCGGTCCCGGATCTCCTCCGGTCCGAGTCGCCGGATCCGGTCGAGGGAGAACGCCTCGACCTGGTAGGAGGCGAGGACCGACCCGAGCACGGCCGCCCGGCGCCAGTCGCGCTCCCCCCGATCGATCCGCTCCGCGATCGCTCCGAGGAAACCGCCGGCGAACGCGTCCCCCGCCCCGGTCGGGT encodes the following:
- the dnaE gene encoding DNA polymerase III subunit alpha, translated to MTGPGFVHLHNHTTYSMLDGAQRLDEMCRRAADDGQSALAITDHGNLFGVLEFAREARAAGIRPILGIEAYVAPGSRHEKGVAAGAPRQKPYHHLILLAESYAGYKNLVKLASAGFLEGFYYRPRIDKELLASHREGLVCLSACLAGEVPTLLRQDRIDEARRVAGEFRDLFGEGRYWLELQDHGLVEQRKVNDGAKRLAAELGIPLVATNDCHYLLPDDHFAHDVLVCIQTGKTVHSGDRIRYSPQHYLKSGAEMRELFAWAPEAIENTLAVAERCDFAFEKRQYQLPDFPVPPGYDIDGYFEKIARDGFAEREAMWRAEASAGRLRHEPRDYRERLDRELRMIRDMGFAGYFLIVWDFIRFARESGIPVGPGRGSAAGSLVAYCMKITDIDPMQFDLLFERFLNPERISMPDIDIDFCFRKRERVIDYVTGKYGRPNVAQIITFGTMAARAVIRDAGRGLEIPYAEVDRIAKLVPQQPGQEVTIEKAMAEVPQLKQAYDQDAQVRQLLDVAQRLEGLVRHASTHAAGVVIAPKPIVEFAPLYKGQDDAITTQFSMSDLEEIGLIKMDFLGLKTLTLIDDAVASIERATGSRPDMDHLPIDDPKVYELFGHARTAGLFQFESEGMRNILRRLKPDRFEDLIALNALYRPGPIGGGLIDDFIKRRHGKIKVEYPHPWLEESLQETYGVIVYQEQVMQIASRMGGYSLGEADILRRAMGKKKKEVMAAEREKFVDRAVRQGVKGGDAGKVFDLMEFFAGYGFNKSHSAAYALVAYRTAWLKAHHPVHFMAALLTTEKGNTDKLVHYVAECREMGIEVLPPDVNASDLDFSVEGDKVRFGLSAIKNVGEGAIATILDARGRLGRFRSLHELCGEIDLRAVNKRVLEALVQSGAMDSLGGKRSALAAAIDGAMDWGAKRRDDRESGQASLFGGSGSSPEAPPPALPDLPDWDDATRLANEKATLGFYVTGHPLESFKDLLQDFATHTTATLRDAPSGGEVAVGGIVTDLRKRKSKKGQWWASLQLEDLDGHVETLVFPKTFEASQTLLENGRALLVTGRAENEDGRVRLTADDVMVLDDAREKKAQAVQVRLEDGDLDDGTIRRLRKALEGSPGELPVYLELVRPGRFRMVARAEPSMRVGPSTRLIAAVEEVLGPGRLRYRARVMGR
- the guaA gene encoding glutamine-hydrolyzing GMP synthase, whose product is MSRSHETVLIFDFGSQYTQLIARRVRELGVYCEVLPFHAAPRAIAERRPRGVILSGGPDSVYAHGAPHVEKETLLSGVPTLGICYGMQLMMFKLGGRVTPASGREFGPATVEVLSADSLLLKGLGPVEKVWASHGDHVEAPAPGFRRIASSHNAPMAAVEDRDRGLYGVQFHPEVVHTEHGRTVLRNFLFDACGCRGDWTIASFVEEAIAEVRRTVGDKRVICALSGGVDSAVMALLLHRAIGDRLTCIFVNNGVLRKGEAAEVLSAFRERYRLEVRYADEADRFLSRLAGVADPERKRKIIGATFIEVFEEQAKAVDGAEFLAQGTIYPDRIESAEVFGPSATIKTHHNVGGLPERMHLKLVEPLRDLFKDEVRRLGTELGLDAGFVSRHPFPGPGLAVRVLGEVTAERVAVLQEADAIFLEELHLSGWYARTSQAFAVLLPVKSVGVMGDGRTYENVVALRAVETADFMTADWSRLPYDVLARASSRIVNEVRGVNRVVYDVTSKPPGTIEWE
- the holA gene encoding DNA polymerase III subunit delta; this encodes MARSRAEGPWGRVVAASAAREAEKGWPAGLTTLTGADLYHLDLAFEAIVGALAPDRDDPFAYTVLRDGRLSPAELVDRAASRGMFASSRIVVLRDVAVLDGDPEPLLRYAADPPDASWILIRASRLDRKRKLHQAVCSGRLLEFRPPEGEAEAREFLEVLSALARERGLRLDARAAAWVAAGSEGDLLRARAALDQLRDAFPGATAPLTEAQVAEIVSASESATGWELGDHLVSRDTARALADARRYESMGQEAIKIVGGLAWRARSLVSAKGLEARGAPFDAIVGAARAWAWKEALRAALRRWPASDARALPSRLLAADRTLKSRQAPPYAAVERLIHETASDDPGRKPR
- the lptE gene encoding LPS assembly lipoprotein LptE, encoding MRRIAACAALVAFAATATSCGYRLAGANANPSIPASLKVVAVIPFENQTKRPEIEQRVTEEVARELSKRGGYDVVTDRDTADALLEGAVIGFETSPVQFNDQGRATRVETVVRLRATLRDVRSGNPMWSQDGLVFREQYDVDENEASFFDRETLALDELARGAAGALVASIFEGF
- the nusB gene encoding transcription antitermination factor NusB, producing MGGRRRARENALQMLVQIDLAGDTPAQVFEHFWEGQIEADASTRAFAERLVNGVVRERPRLDRAIAEQARNWRLERMAVVDRNVLRVAVWELLFDPETPPPVVIDEAVEVARRFGSEQSASFINGVLDAILRAHGAPGP
- the ribH gene encoding 6,7-dimethyl-8-ribityllumazine synthase is translated as MSHHFPTVEGRLDAQGMRVALVVSRWNDLVSVRLLAAAEDCLERHGAKAEDCRVVRVPGSWEIPLAAQRLAASGAFDAVVALGALVRGETPHFDVLAAEVSKGLAQAAQQTGKPVIFGVLTTDTLEQAMDRAGGKAGNKGWDAALAAIEMVDLLRRLG